A genomic stretch from Arachis stenosperma cultivar V10309 chromosome 3, arast.V10309.gnm1.PFL2, whole genome shotgun sequence includes:
- the LOC130966939 gene encoding uncharacterized protein LOC130966939 → MAVVPVPAAIRVSRLRFSPTVTELPLSHSPSPNPRYLFHVSFKVQAACRSSSAPPLSPTSSALPPSSKSRTRQATPVPPLHRNRASSGSSSAPPLSPTCFCMEFMALCNSRKARESNPACQVEVKRRTDEHPSQITVTFVNGVEQAFDATSTPAQSIRTMILEKGQTLETEQMFREAGVSWPVIIPKEELSQPAPGVKPRKAEEKKQ, encoded by the exons ATGGCAGTAGTACCCGTACCCGCGG CAATTAGGGTTAGTAGGTTGAGGTTCTCACCCACCGTCACTGAACTCCCACTCTCCCACTCTCCCAGTCCCAACCCTCGTTATCTCTTCCACGTATCCTTCAAGGTTCAAGCTGCCTGTCGTTCCTCCTCCGCGCCGCCTCTCAGTCCCACATCCTCTGCGCTCCCTCCGTCCTCCAAGTCGCGCACTAGACAAGCCACCCCCGTGCCTCCTCTGCATCGTAATCGAGCCTCGTCTGGCTCCTCCTCGGCGCCGCCTCTCAGTCCCACATGTTTCTGTATGGAGTTCATGGCACTGTGCAACTCACGCAAGGCGAGGGAATCAAACCCTGCGTGCCAGGTGGAGGTGAAGCGCCGAACCGACGAACACCCGTCGCAGATCACGGTGACCTTCGTGAACGGCGTCGAGCAAGCCTTCGATGCGACCTCAACCCCTGCACAGAGCATAAGGACCATGATTCTTGAAAAAGGCCAAACTCTAGAGACCGAGCAGATGTTTCGAGAAGCTGGTGTGTCGTGGCCCGTCATCATTCCCAAAGAAGAGCTATCTCAGCCCGCACCTGGCGTCAAG CCCAGGAAAGCAGAGGAGAAGAAGCAATAG
- the LOC130969542 gene encoding soluble inorganic pyrophosphatase 6, chloroplastic-like yields the protein MAAVTTRAIAMAATSCSSSLITKSPLLVRHKLLAQNALNLRRSTSKKSYTCSAIYNPDVLVKEEGQPQTLDYRVFFLNKSGKKVSPWHDIPLRLGDGVFNYIVEIPKESNAKMEVATDELYTPIKQDTKKGKLRYYPYNIHWNYGLLPQTWEDPSFSNSDVEGAFGDNDPVDVVEIGEQRRQIGEVLKVKPLAALAMIDEGELDWKIVAISLDDPKASLVNDVDDVEKHFPGTLTAIRDWFRDYKIPDGKPANKFGLGNKAANKDYALKVIEETNESWTKLIKRSIPAGELSLV from the exons ATGGCAGCCGTCACTACCAGAGCTATAGCCATGGCTGCCACCAGCTGCAGCTCCAGTTTGATAACCAAAAGCCCATTACTGGTGAGGCACAAGCTTCTTGCTCAGAATGCCCTCAACCTTCGTCGTTCCACTTCTAAGAAATCTTACACCTGCAGCGCCATCTACAACCCCGACGTTCTCGTCAAGGAGGAAGGCCAACCTCAGACCCTCGATTATAGGGTTTTCTTCCTTAACAAATCTGGCAAGAAG GTTTCTCCTTGGCATGATATTCCATTGCGATTAGGTGATGGTGTCTTCAATTATATTGTTGAAATACCAAAAGAATCTAATGCAAAGATGGAGGTCGCAACTGATGAGCTATATACTCCCATAAAGCAGGATACCAAAAAGGGAAAGCTTCGATATTACCC CTATAATATACATTGGAACTATGGCTTACTTCCTCAAACCTGGGAAGACCCATCTTTTTCCAACTCCGATGTTGAAGGAGCATTTGGAGATAATGATCCAG TTGATGTAGTTGAGATTGGTGAACAACGGAGACAGATAGGTGAGGTTCTGAAGGTCAAACCCTTGGCTGCATTAGCCATGATTGACGAGGGAGAACTTGATTGGAAAATAGTTGCAATCTCATTAGATGATCCAAAAGCTTCTCTTGTGAATGATGTTGATGATGTTGAGAAGCATTTTCCT GGCACACTCACTGCTATTAGGGACTGGTTCAGGGACTACAAGATACCCGATGGAAAGCCTGCTAATAAATTTGGTCTTGGCAACAAGGCAGCGAATAAG GATTATGCGCTTAAGGTAATCGAAGAGACTAATGAGTCATGGACTAAACTTATCAAGAGATCAATTCCTGCAGGAGAGCTGTCATTGGTGTAA